A part of Streptantibioticus cattleyicolor NRRL 8057 = DSM 46488 genomic DNA contains:
- a CDS encoding helix-turn-helix domain-containing protein → MPRPERPIDPSAGPAQRFALELRRLRQAAGNPSYRTMAEHAHYSGATLSEAARGLGLPSLAVTLAYVTACGGDPAEWEQRWREVAARLGRREPAATPSPPPEPPVAAVGARPVPEPVAVGTQGRTGALELRSAALALTVGFIALAATALGSIAGVLTAENRSAVPAVHGQRLPAAAWEPPAGGGYRSVPGP, encoded by the coding sequence GTGCCCAGACCCGAACGACCCATCGACCCGTCGGCCGGCCCGGCGCAACGGTTCGCCCTGGAGCTGCGTCGGCTCCGCCAGGCCGCCGGCAACCCGTCCTACCGGACCATGGCCGAACACGCCCACTACTCCGGGGCCACCTTGTCGGAGGCCGCGCGAGGGCTGGGCCTGCCGTCGCTGGCGGTGACGCTGGCGTACGTCACCGCCTGCGGGGGCGACCCCGCCGAGTGGGAACAGCGCTGGCGCGAGGTGGCCGCCCGACTCGGCCGCCGGGAACCGGCGGCCACGCCGTCACCGCCGCCGGAGCCGCCCGTGGCCGCCGTCGGCGCCCGACCGGTGCCGGAGCCGGTCGCCGTCGGCACCCAGGGCCGCACCGGAGCCCTCGAACTGCGGTCCGCCGCCCTCGCCCTCACCGTCGGCTTCATCGCGCTCGCCGCCACCGCCCTCGGCTCCATCGCCGGGGTGCTGACGGCCGAGAACCGGTCGGCCGTCCCCGCGGTGCACGGCCAGCGCCTCCCGGCCGCGGCCTGGGAGCCGCCGGCCGGTGGCGGGTACCGTTCCGTCCCCGGTCCCTGA
- a CDS encoding LLM class flavin-dependent oxidoreductase translates to MEREGAYVTVRAELPPFDHPPVEIGLGVLRPGMARTAGQVADAAITWLAPAAYLRDVLVPALEAGARERGRAAPRVVSVLHAALTRPGRDPYLLAYACSHNHLGAPHYTDMLRRAGLAVDPADPRAGARALVDGGVFASGGPGEVADAVAALRAAGADEVVVNVSGVAAVEGFRSALRDLEEILEAVAGRPGAG, encoded by the coding sequence GTGGAACGGGAGGGCGCCTACGTCACCGTGCGGGCCGAGCTGCCGCCCTTCGACCACCCGCCGGTGGAGATCGGGCTCGGGGTGCTGCGGCCGGGGATGGCGCGGACCGCCGGGCAGGTCGCGGACGCGGCCATCACGTGGCTGGCGCCCGCCGCCTATCTGCGGGACGTGCTGGTGCCGGCGCTGGAGGCGGGGGCGCGGGAACGGGGGCGGGCGGCGCCCAGGGTGGTGTCGGTTTTGCACGCGGCGCTCACCCGGCCCGGCCGTGACCCGTACCTGCTGGCGTACGCCTGCTCGCACAACCACCTGGGCGCCCCGCACTACACCGACATGCTGCGCCGCGCGGGGCTGGCGGTGGACCCGGCCGATCCGAGGGCCGGGGCCAGGGCGCTGGTGGACGGCGGTGTCTTCGCCTCCGGCGGCCCCGGTGAGGTGGCGGACGCGGTGGCCGCGTTGCGTGCCGCGGGGGCGGACGAGGTGGTGGTGAACGTCAGCGGGGTCGCGGCCGTCGAGGGGTTCCGCAGCGCGCTGCGCGACCTGGAGGAGATCCTGGAGGCGGTGGCCGGCCGCCCGGGGGCCGGGTGA
- a CDS encoding hydrolase, producing the protein MPATVLDDNTALVLIDLQKGIAAGATVHPLDGVLANAAKLADAFRARKLPVVLVRVHWSDDGGDLPTGRTTAPGPKAPLPEGFATFVDELGDTTGDIVITKRHWGAFHGTELDVQLRRRGVTGIVLAGIATSIGVESTARAAYEHGYHVTIAHDATTDRDPQSHEHSVEKIFPRLGEVDSTEAILSLLKG; encoded by the coding sequence ATGCCCGCCACCGTGCTCGACGACAACACCGCACTCGTCCTGATCGACCTCCAGAAAGGCATCGCCGCCGGCGCCACCGTCCACCCGCTGGACGGGGTGCTGGCCAACGCCGCCAAGCTGGCCGACGCGTTCCGCGCCCGCAAGCTCCCCGTGGTCCTGGTGCGCGTGCACTGGTCCGACGACGGCGGCGACCTGCCCACCGGCCGTACCACCGCGCCCGGCCCCAAGGCCCCGCTGCCGGAGGGCTTCGCCACCTTCGTCGACGAACTCGGCGACACCACCGGCGACATCGTGATCACCAAGCGGCACTGGGGCGCCTTCCACGGCACCGAACTCGACGTCCAGCTGCGCCGCCGCGGGGTCACCGGCATCGTGCTCGCCGGCATCGCCACCAGCATCGGCGTGGAGTCCACCGCCCGTGCCGCCTACGAGCACGGCTACCACGTCACCATCGCCCACGACGCCACCACCGACCGGGACCCGCAGTCCCACGAGCACAGCGTCGAGAAGATCTTCCCGCGGCTCGGCGAGGTCGACTCGACCGAGGCCATCCTCAGCCTGCTCAAGGGCTGA
- a CDS encoding MarR family winged helix-turn-helix transcriptional regulator has translation MSDPQLEDAASELRFLVGRLMRRLRAVSEDAPITFSQASVLSLVDRHGPATTAALAKAERMRPQSMGATIMALEEAGLVERTADPSDGRQSLIQLSDKGRHHLKEVRRTREGWLVEALEDRLDPHERAVVIQALHLLRRLVEE, from the coding sequence ATGAGCGACCCTCAACTGGAGGACGCGGCCTCGGAGTTGCGGTTCCTGGTCGGACGGCTGATGCGCAGGCTGCGAGCCGTGTCGGAGGACGCACCGATCACGTTCTCGCAGGCATCCGTACTCAGCCTGGTGGACCGCCACGGTCCCGCGACGACCGCCGCGCTGGCCAAGGCCGAGCGCATGCGCCCGCAATCCATGGGAGCGACCATCATGGCGTTGGAGGAGGCCGGACTGGTGGAACGGACAGCGGACCCCTCCGACGGCCGCCAGTCGCTGATCCAGCTCTCCGACAAGGGCCGTCACCACCTCAAGGAGGTCCGGCGCACCCGGGAGGGCTGGCTGGTCGAAGCGCTGGAGGACCGGCTCGACCCGCACGAGCGCGCCGTCGTCATCCAGGCACTCCACCTGCTGCGCCGACTCGTCGAGGAATAG